One region of Bacillus zhangzhouensis genomic DNA includes:
- a CDS encoding YhgE/Pip domain-containing protein, with protein MNLIRNQWKDIVTNKKLLIPILAVLFIPLIYSGVFLKAYWDPYGTVDQLPVAVVNLDEGSHYDGKTLHVGDDLVKELKKNDSFKWNFVDSEEKALKGLNNEDYYLVVEIPKDFSKNASTVLDKHPKKSNLKYYTNPGANYAASQIANNAIIKLKDSVSKEVTKNYAEVIFDNFKTIAKGLDQASDGAKKIDDGTKNAKNGSRKLKENLAKLAEGTLTYNEGVHQFAGKMGELNTGIQSLDSGLRQLLTGYQTIDQKFGELGTGMDTLTEGLNTSREGHQQLASKMPQFTAGIEQLNNKAQSFSEKIEAVEKVLSSPELANLEKMAPKLDQVKKDAKTFSTKLASIKEVLSNRDAKVKSIIQHSSMTDEEKKAAMDQLDSLPKIELPDLSGLEQSLAALQELPDASEVQSAVASAKAQLQQVKQLPKKTEQLYTSTVAIQNAIDQMTSGTNKLYQGALKLQTGQGQLQDGLQKANGKLDTAKSGADKLVNGSSQLSAALNKLESGSTNIQSNTSKLAEGSKSLDKGLGDLKNGTDKLSDKLKSAADETGEIDAGQDNYNMIASPVKTENDTAKKIDNYGTGLTPYILSMGLFVGALMLTVVFPMKDPAGRPRNAFEWFFSKYSVLLFVGILQAVIASSMLIFGLGLEVESLWRFYLFAIIVSLTFLAIIQLLATTMGNPGRFIAVIILVLQLAASAGTFPLELVPKFFQVIHSLLPMTYTINGFRTIIASGDDSYLWHQAAILGTVAVIMMAATTVYFAWNVRKMKQDEA; from the coding sequence GTACTGGGATCCATATGGTACAGTCGATCAACTGCCTGTAGCGGTTGTCAACTTGGATGAAGGCAGTCATTATGACGGGAAAACACTGCATGTTGGCGATGATTTAGTGAAGGAATTAAAGAAAAACGATTCTTTCAAATGGAACTTTGTCGATAGTGAAGAAAAGGCCTTGAAGGGATTAAATAACGAAGATTATTATCTCGTCGTGGAAATACCAAAGGATTTCTCAAAAAATGCAAGTACAGTGCTAGATAAACATCCCAAAAAATCGAATCTGAAATATTATACGAATCCAGGCGCCAACTATGCGGCGTCACAAATTGCGAATAATGCCATTATCAAATTAAAAGATTCGGTCTCAAAGGAAGTCACAAAAAATTACGCAGAAGTCATTTTTGATAACTTCAAAACGATTGCAAAAGGCTTAGATCAAGCAAGCGATGGTGCGAAGAAAATTGATGACGGAACAAAAAATGCAAAAAATGGAAGTCGTAAATTAAAAGAAAATTTAGCAAAATTGGCTGAGGGAACGTTAACCTATAACGAAGGTGTGCATCAGTTTGCTGGTAAAATGGGTGAACTGAACACAGGGATACAATCTCTTGACAGCGGACTTCGCCAGCTCTTAACAGGCTATCAAACCATCGATCAGAAATTTGGAGAACTTGGCACAGGAATGGACACATTGACCGAAGGGTTAAACACAAGCCGTGAAGGCCATCAGCAGCTCGCTTCTAAAATGCCGCAATTCACAGCGGGCATTGAGCAGCTAAACAACAAAGCACAATCTTTTTCAGAAAAAATTGAAGCAGTAGAAAAAGTTTTGTCATCACCAGAATTAGCGAATCTTGAAAAGATGGCGCCTAAACTTGATCAGGTGAAAAAAGACGCAAAAACGTTCAGTACAAAACTTGCTTCAATAAAAGAAGTGCTATCGAATCGAGATGCTAAAGTAAAAAGCATCATCCAACACAGTTCAATGACAGATGAAGAAAAAAAGGCGGCAATGGATCAGCTTGACAGTCTGCCTAAAATCGAACTGCCTGATCTGTCTGGACTTGAACAAAGTTTAGCGGCCTTGCAGGAACTGCCTGATGCAAGTGAGGTTCAATCTGCGGTTGCTTCTGCAAAAGCTCAGCTGCAGCAAGTCAAACAGCTGCCAAAGAAAACGGAACAGCTGTACACGTCTACAGTCGCGATACAAAATGCGATTGATCAAATGACATCTGGTACGAATAAATTGTATCAAGGTGCACTGAAGCTTCAAACAGGTCAAGGCCAATTACAAGATGGTCTGCAAAAAGCAAATGGAAAGCTTGATACAGCAAAAAGCGGTGCGGATAAGCTTGTGAATGGTTCAAGCCAGCTGAGCGCAGCGTTAAATAAGCTGGAAAGTGGTTCAACGAATATCCAAAGCAACACATCTAAGCTTGCTGAAGGCTCAAAATCACTTGATAAAGGATTAGGAGATTTAAAGAACGGAACAGATAAGCTGTCTGATAAATTAAAAAGTGCGGCTGATGAAACAGGAGAAATTGATGCGGGTCAAGACAATTACAATATGATTGCGAGTCCCGTTAAAACAGAAAATGATACAGCAAAAAAAATCGATAATTATGGTACAGGGCTCACACCTTATATTTTATCGATGGGACTCTTTGTAGGAGCTCTTATGCTCACCGTTGTATTCCCAATGAAAGACCCTGCTGGACGCCCTAGAAATGCGTTTGAATGGTTTTTTAGCAAATATAGTGTGCTCCTCTTTGTCGGTATCCTGCAAGCAGTCATTGCAAGCTCCATGCTCATCTTTGGGCTTGGTCTTGAGGTGGAAAGCCTCTGGCGCTTCTATCTCTTTGCGATCATCGTCAGCCTGACATTCTTAGCGATCATTCAGCTGCTGGCGACAACTATGGGGAATCCAGGACGCTTCATTGCTGTTATTATCTTAGTTCTTCAGCTCGCAGCAAGTGCTGGTACATTCCCGCTTGAGCTTGTGCCGAAATTTTTCCAAGTCATTCATAGTCTGCTTCCAATGACGTATACAATCAACGGATTTAGAACGATCATTGCAAGCGGTGATGACAGCTATTTATGGCATCAAGCAGCAATCCTTGGAACTGTTGCGGTTATCATGATGGCGGCAACAACAGTATACTTTGCTTGGAATGTAAGAAAAATGAAACAGGACGAAGCTTAA
- a CDS encoding M42 family metallopeptidase codes for MTTEVNETVQLIQKLVSIPSPSGNTEKVISFVERFLQDLNIETKRNRKGGLIATIKGTDDKEHRMLTAHVDTLGAMVKEIKSNGRLRLALIGGFQYNSIEGEYCEIETVSGHTYTGTILMHQTSVHVYADAGKAKRNQENMEIRLDEKVKNADDVKALGIQVGDFISFDPRVEVTSSGFIKSRHLDDKASVALLLRLMHRIQKENITLPHTTHFLISNNEEIGYGGNSNIPEETVEYLAVDMGAIGDGQSTDEYSVSICVKDSSGPYHYGLRKHLAALAEENNIDYRLDIYPYYGSDASAAIRAGHDIIHGLIGPGIDSSHAFERTHQDSLVHTANLLYHYVQSTLITA; via the coding sequence ATGACAACTGAAGTAAATGAAACCGTTCAGCTGATTCAAAAGCTCGTATCAATCCCAAGTCCATCAGGAAATACAGAAAAAGTGATCAGCTTTGTTGAACGTTTTTTACAAGATTTGAATATTGAGACAAAACGAAATCGAAAAGGCGGATTAATTGCTACAATCAAAGGAACAGATGACAAAGAACACCGCATGCTGACAGCGCATGTCGATACGCTCGGTGCGATGGTGAAGGAAATTAAATCAAATGGCCGTCTTCGTCTTGCACTCATCGGAGGCTTTCAGTATAACTCAATTGAAGGCGAATATTGTGAAATTGAAACAGTATCAGGCCATACATACACAGGCACCATTCTTATGCATCAAACATCCGTGCACGTCTATGCGGATGCTGGAAAAGCGAAACGAAACCAAGAAAATATGGAGATTCGTCTCGATGAAAAGGTGAAAAATGCAGACGATGTCAAAGCACTTGGTATTCAAGTAGGGGACTTTATTTCATTTGATCCGAGAGTGGAAGTGACGTCTTCAGGTTTTATTAAATCAAGACATCTTGATGATAAGGCAAGTGTAGCGCTGCTTTTGCGGCTCATGCACCGGATTCAAAAGGAAAACATTACATTGCCGCATACGACGCACTTCTTAATTTCCAATAATGAAGAAATTGGCTACGGCGGAAATTCGAATATTCCAGAAGAAACGGTGGAATATCTAGCTGTAGATATGGGTGCGATCGGTGACGGTCAATCAACAGATGAATACAGTGTATCGATTTGTGTAAAGGATTCGAGCGGGCCTTATCATTATGGATTACGCAAGCATTTAGCTGCATTAGCAGAAGAGAACAACATTGATTATCGCCTTGATATTTACCCTTATTATGGCTCTGATGCATCAGCAGCCATTCGAGCAGGGCATGATATCATTCATGGACTGATTGGTCCTGGAATAGATTCCTCGCATGCCTTTGAAAGAACACATCAAGATTCACTTGTCCATACAGCGAATCTCCTTTACCACTATGTTCAATCAACATTAATCACAGCATAA